The sequence AGTCCGGCGACCGGCAGCTGCTACCTCAAAGACCAGCTCGCTCCGCAAAACAGAGTGCAAGATGACTTTTCTATGGGCATGGTCTCGGGTCCCAAGGCATGTGGGCCGTCTCCAACTGGTGAGATGCTTTTTAGATATGATGCGAGCATACCATACACAATGACACCCTGTCCTCGAGAACGCTATGTCTGCACTCAGACAGAGGACCAAAGTGCAGGCTGCACTAGAGAAAGTGCCTGTTCTCTCCAGCTTCTTCTCCACATCCGCTCCAACATTTAAGCATTCTACTGTCGGCTGGTGTCTTTTTAGTCTGCTTGGAGTATGGCGTTGACTACCGTGGTTTCGACATCGAGGTGGTGGCAGGCAAAGCACACTATGCGCAGGAATGCCAGCGACTCTGCAGCGACAAGCAAGGTTGCTACTTCTTCAGCTGggtggcgaagaagcgcagctGCTATCTCAAGGGGCCAGGCGCCCTGGCAGGAAGGATAGCTGACGCCACGACGGTGGGCATCGTGTCCGGCCCAAAGCAGTGTGGCAGTGTCCCTCCTCCTGTCCACTCGAATCCTGGTATGTCTCACCGGGTGGCAATCTCCAACATCAGTTTTAGACTATCCACCTGAGCCACTGCTGACTTGTATTCAGTGGCAGTATACGCATGCGACAAGCAGAAGAGAACCGGGACGGCAAAGCGGCATCCATGCACCGACAGCACGACTTACGGTTGAACTTTCTCTGCGATGGCGTGCCTGCAGGGTCTTGCTTCGAATACGGAGTTGATTACACAGGATTCGATGTGGAGAAACTCGAGACTACGTCGAAGATCTCGCCACAACAATGCCAAGATGCGTGCTTTCGCAGTCCGTTGTGTTACTTTTGGACGTGGACACCAACGGCGGGTGGCAACTTCTGTTACTTGAAGTCGAGCGAGGCTCTCAATGGCTGGAGGCGGACCCCCGAAACGCAGCTGTTCGTGTCGGGGCCCAAAACATGTTCATCCTCAGGCTCCCCTCAAGGTCAGTTACCCGTTTGTCGATTTTATGGCATCGCGACGCACAGATCACGCAGGCCATATGTGCGTGTTGTTTTGTGGATCGGACATGTTTTGTCGTTTCACCAACTAGAGCGATAGCGGCACAGAGAGTCTCAGCTGATTCCGGGACTTAGGCGTGCCAGCATTGGGGCCTCGCAGGCAGCATATGTCTGTACTAGCACTGTGCGTGGCATCCGAGAGGTCGTCTGTCGTCTCATTTGCGTGTTGGCAAACCTTGTGTTTTTGTCTCAGCTTGCTTTGAGAACGACTACGACTACGTCGGGAACGACCTCGAGAAGATCGAAGATGGCAGTATTCAGAGCGCGTTCGCTTGCCAGCAGGCCTGCGCACAGCTCAAaggctgcgccttctttACGTTTAGTCGGAATCGCCACTGGTGCTACCTGAAATCATACAAGGCCCTTGCCGGTCGCCGTCCGAGCAACAACATTGGCCATCTTGTGTCCGGTCCGCGAGATTGCTCACCACACTTCGACACTCCTGGAAGTGAGAGCTTATGACTGCCCCTGGGCCATGTTGGACCGCTTCTAAGCAAATATACAATTGGTGTCGACAGCTCGTTACTGTTTTCAATACCAACTTGTTAAATTCCCTTTTGCCACCGCCAGAGGCGAATAAAGCAAAGCCGGGGGACCGCGACTGATCTCCTGTTTCGCCACGCCTCGATCTCCGCATCCATTTGAATGTTTGTGTGCATGCTTCCCAGACAACAATCCAGGCTGCTATGAGCAAGATGTAGACCTTGTTGGCTCTACCTTGAAGCTTATCACACACGGAAGAGTTACTTCAGCCATGATGTGCCAACAATTGTGCGGCCTCTGGGGCTTGTGCATGTACTTCACATGGTCTTCTATCAATCACAGCTGTGCGCTGAAAACCGGAACAGCCATTCACGGCTGGAGAAAAGATGCGAGCACCAGGGGGCTTGTCTCCGGCCCTAAGGCATGTGGCCAATGGCGCGTCCGTAAGCTCCTGCACTTCAGCCAAGAACCATGCTTGTTCAGTTCGCCGGCTTGGAGCTTCTGCCTTCTTTCCGGGGTGGCATGGGTGTACGCACTTCATGTAGAGCCATATTCTGCCGCAGTTGCCAATAAATTCCCGGCTGGCATATTACTTCCTCGGCTTCCTTCCTGCTTCAGGGCGTTGTTTCGGGCGCTTTTCTGCTTCGTGCGTGCCATCGTTCAGCCTGCCAGGAAAACGGCGTCTCTTACCCAGGATTCAACATAATGCGCGTCACAGGTGGCCATGTTCACAGCCCCGGGGTGTGCCAGAGCCTCTGCCAAACGACACCGGGATGCCGCTATTGGACTTGGCAACTAGCAGGGAACGTGTGTGAGCTCAAGAGCGGTGCTGCTCTTTCCGGTCGCCTGCAGAACGCGGAGACAACTCATCTGATCTCCGGGCCGAAGTTCTGCTCTGCTCTGACCGCAGGTATCGTCCCCGCGTACACGAGACAACCGGAGCAACTGCTGTCGTAGCCAATATCCAGCAAGAGGGGAGGCAGGGAAATTCTGTGAGCCTGTTGGGGCACGTAGCTGAGACATATATCTTCAGTCGCACGAAACATGGGTACAGGGAACCTAGGTACAATTCATCTAACCGGATTGATATGAGGGCAATTAACCAGAGAGGTACTAGAATAGCCGAGCACGGACCCGTGTTTGCATTTCGTTTCCAGAGAACCCCGCTGAGAAGAATTCCTGACACAGAATGATTCCTGTAAGTGCGTCCATGCAATTCATCTTCAGGCTGCTACGAAATTGACGTGGACTACTGGGGACACGACATCCAAAAGATTGAGGACGGAAGCATTGCAAATGCAAGCGTATGCCAAGGTTTCTGTCAGCGCACAACAAACTGCCGATTCTGGACGTGGGTTAGTGCGACGCGGAGCTGCTACCTCAAGAATGTGTACGGCGTCCATGGTCGTCGCAGAGATTCGACAACGGGTGGCATGGTTTCCGGGCCGGCTTTCTGCCCCATTCAACCCCGTAAGCGTCTGGAAAGCAGTCGGTAAACAACGGTTTCTCACGGGTGTCACTAGCGTGAGCTCTCCCTGAGGCTGCGCAGTTCGACACGACAAAGGCCCCGGATTGTTCGCCTACAAAGCTGCCACTCAGCACACTGGTATACATTTCCTTGCCCTGCCAATCTTGTGTGCACAGAATGCTTCGAGGACAGCGTGGACTACACAGGATACGATGTGGAGAAGATTGAGACAGGGCGGGTAACCACGCCTACCATGTGCCAGACTTTGTGCCAGCAGAGGAATCTCTGCCGCTTTTGGTCTTGGGTTAGCCCAACGAAGAATTGCTATCTGAAAAGCCAATTTGCGCTCATGGGACGACGCGATGATACTTCCACTGCGGGCATTGTCTCGGGACCTAAGTACTGCACACCGCCGCCTGAAGGCAAGTCCATAGCACGGATGTATCAGTAATCGTTTCCTTCCAGTGGTACAAAGAATAGTGCATTCACTTATAGCATGTGAGATGGCATGAGGAATCCAAGAGAAAACCCGAGAGCTGCGCTGCCAAGGGATTTCGTGAATGCATGCCAGTGTGCGTAAGTTGACGTCACAGCCTGCTACCCGAGTTGCTGCTGAGCGACAACACCGCGCTCAGGGTGACTGGGTTCGGTGACGCGAATCCGCTTCCGTTGTGCTGCAGATTGTCACGAATACGGCTACGACTATGTCGGCCACGACGTAACGAAGATCGTTACCGGGTCCGTAAAGTCGCCAAACACCTGTGAAACGTTGTGCGAGCGGGATGCCGACTGCTTCTACTGGACGTGGGATCGAAGAACAGACAACTGCTACTTAAAAGATCAGTACGCCCCGCAAGGCCGTATCCAAGGTCCTCAAACATTGTCCCTCATTTCTGGTTCCCTCGGATTCAGCGCCACATTCAAGGGTCGATTCTCCGGTACGTCTGGCCTGTATTAGAGGGTGACTGTCACAGTAGGCAGCAGGAGCTGGGATATGCAAACTGAGCACCAGGCAAGCCGGTGCTGAACGTCAGAATAGTGGTTGGTCATTGGCTGTATTGCATATGCATCACCGGTAAGCGTAGGGGTGCAGCCCCGCTGGTCTAACTTGTCTGGTGTCTGGCACGGACCAAACGTTCGAGGGAACTGTCGCCCTTCGATTCCGTAGGGGCCAGTGGAATCGCGAGAGACAACAACAAACGCAAGTACTTCAACCTTGCGTCAAGCTGacacgcggagagaggccgctTTATTGTGCCAGCATTAGTCTACCGAAACAGACGGAAAGTGCTGTGTTCCTCCGCAGATGCTTGCGTCGAGGATGAGGTCGCCTACGCCGGGTACGATTTGCCCACTTCCGTCAGTGTTGTGGGCATGAGCCTGGGGACTGTCTCGGGGAAACACAATGGCGCGTTGGTTTGTCAGACCATGTGCCGGGCGACGGAATCATGCTTCTTCTGGTCGTACGACCAGGCTGCCAACCGGTGCTTCCTCAAGAACCAGTATGCACTTGAAGGACGCCTCCGCGATGAGTCGACAAAGACATTTGTTTCGGGCGGTCGAGATTGCGTGCCCAAACCCTCTCGTAAGCTTTACCTATTTGTGATGCAGACGTGTGGAACTAGGATCCACAGAAAAGGCCACACCCATGCAGCCTTCCTTGTGTCGCCCTGTACACTGAAGTGGAGATATAGCGGACAGCAGATTCCTGTTGATAAATGGCCCAGAGGGCCAGTTCGATTTTAGCCTACACTGCTGGATAGCATACCTGCGGGCAAGGTGTCCTACTTACTGTGCACAGTCTCTCCGAATTTTGATATGCTCTGCATTCTCAGAGTGCCATGAACTTGATGTCGAGTATCGTGGTTACGACCTCAAGAAGATTGAAACCCAGCAAATTGCGTCATACCACATATGCCAGGAGATGTGTCGCGCCACTGAGGGCTGTCATT is a genomic window of Besnoitia besnoiti strain Bb-Ger1 chromosome IV, whole genome shotgun sequence containing:
- a CDS encoding PAN domain-containing protein (encoded by transcript BESB_054150) translates to MGRLRKTVAFLALADCGWMLVGPEPGSSALVPLAEAQAARPLPVDPKLAWCYELNVDFRGHDVEKIENAGIATPNLCQAMCQVSQSCDYWTWSPATGSCYLKDQLAPQNRVQDDFSMGMVSGPKACGPSPTVCLEYGVDYRGFDIEVVAGKAHYAQECQRLCSDKQGCYFFSWVAKKRSCYLKGPGALAGRIADATTVGIVSGPKQCGSVPPPVHSNPGSCFEYGVDYTGFDVEKLETTSKISPQQCQDACFRSPLCYFWTWTPTAGGNFCYLKSSEALNGWRRTPETQLFVSGPKTCSSSGSPQACFENDYDYVGNDLEKIEDGSIQSAFACQQACAQLKGCAFFTFSRNRHWCYLKSYKALAGRRPSNNIGHLVSGPRDCSPHFDTPGNNNPGCYEQDVDLVGSTLKLITHGRVTSAMMCQQLCGLWGLCMYFTWSSINHSCALKTGTAIHGWRKDASTRGLVSGPKACGQWRVPCQENGVSYPGFNIMRVTGGHVHSPGVCQSLCQTTPGCRYWTWQLAGNVCELKSGAALSGRLQNAETTHLISGPKFCSALTAGCYEIDVDYWGHDIQKIEDGSIANASVCQGFCQRTTNCRFWTWVSATRSCYLKNVYGVHGRRRDSTTGGMVSGPAFCPIQPQCFEDSVDYTGYDVEKIETGRVTTPTMCQTLCQQRNLCRFWSWVSPTKNCYLKSQFALMGRRDDTSTAGIVSGPKYCTPPPEDCHEYGYDYVGHDVTKIVTGSVKSPNTCETLCERDADCFYWTWDRRTDNCYLKDQYAPQGRIQGPQTLSLISGSLGFSATFKGRFSDACVEDEVAYAGYDLPTSVSVVGMSLGTVSGKHNGALVCQTMCRATESCFFWSYDQAANRCFLKNQYALEGRLRDESTKTFVSGGRDCVPKPSQCHELDVEYRGYDLKKIETQQIASYHICQEMCRATEGCHFWSWSSQTLSCHLKTDQAFRGRVEDELSVGYVSGPKRCWPGGASCWEYGVDFYGSDIRKIEDESVKSAALCQGLCKVQSFCEYWTWVTDTNSCYLKTSAAPSGRRQDSTTTGMISGPRECPAAQTDCFDLNIDYYGNDVQKVEDGSVATANECQWLCQRQPDCYFWTYLTDRRFCYLKNFSAAGTRVPQTSAISGPKNCYISGSGDSSTPDYCFETDVQYVGPALSISPIVTSAEDCQAACQSESFCTVFEFYVHTGKCVLKNISEAALQDPVTKISIPGITSGPKTCPQPLVPSPPASRDCFEVGTEYLGHDLAQVNSVLPPAASPTACQAFCAAEATCDYWTYNVSTSQCMLKDQHAPANATGNAYTVSGPKTCPSVSRV